In the Dolichospermum flos-aquae CCAP 1403/13F genome, TGTTATCTCTGATTCTCGTTTGCCAGATGGATACATGGCTAGATATCCAGATGGAAGTTATTTATCAGAAATTAATGGCAAAATTCTCAATTTAGAAAAATCTACAGAATCGCATAAACAATGGAATCAGGAAAGTATCATTGTCCGAGTTATTGAATATCAAATTCCTGGTTTTCTCCCTCGTCGTTTAGTTACTAGTATTATTGACCCTAATATTTCTGCCAAAGAATTAATTATTCACTATCATTGCAGATGGGAGGTGGAAATTAGTTTCTGTGAAATAAAAACACATCAATGTGCTACGCTCAAAGGACAAATGCCCACTATTTTTCGGAGCAAAACATCTGAATTAGTCGAACAAGAACTTTATGCTATGTTAATTGCTTATAATCTACTCCGCGATTTAATTTACCAATCTGCTAACGAATATAATAAAAATCCTTTACTCCTTAGTTTTCTTGAATCTTTGCAACTAGTTATAGATTTAGTACAACTCATCAGCCATTCATCCTTAAAATTACGAGAAATTCAACATCAATATTTATTATCATTAATTTCCCAGTCTGAAATTGATCGCCCCCGACGAAAACGTATTAATCCCCGTGTTGTCAAAATTAAAATGTCCAAATTCAAGCGCAAAAACTCTTCCCATAAATCTGAAATCAGAGATATAGAAAAAGACTTGAAAATCCTTCCCCCACAAGCAGTTTGACAATTTCATTCACGGGTATTGAGAATAACCCGGTTTTAATTGGAGAACCAGGGGTTGGTAAAACAGCGATCGCTGAAGGTTTAGCGCAACGCATTGTGAATCAAGATGTCCCTGAAATTTTACTTGATAAGCAAGTAATTAGTTTGGATATGGGTTCTGTGGTAGCGGGAACTCTCCTGACTCCTCCTATAATTATTCATCTTGCAACAAGGATACAAGCCCATCTAAGGTTTGTGACAATTGAGTGATTTGTTCCATAGAATCCTTCTGAGAATCAGCCAAACTTTGAACAGCGTCACATAAAGCAAAAATCTGATATCCTTGCTGCTGTACTTGTTTTCCTTGAGCCTCTATTTGTAGACTCAGAGCATCTACTCTGTGAGCAAGACGTTCAATTGTCTCAGTTGTCGAGAGTACAGCGTCTCCAATCTGTTCAACAATAGATTCTAGACGACTGATTCTTGTTTCTATTCCAGTTGCAATCATTTCTGGCCTGCTCCAATCTTGAGAAGAAATCATCACAGTAATATTCCTAAATATTCATTCCATAGTTTCATAATCAGCATTATTAATAAATAAAGTAATTTGTCATCATTCCTCTTAGTTTTGACTTTTGACTTTTGACTTCCGCCAAGCGGTACTAATCCCTATTCCCTAGTTCCTACGTTAAATTACAAAAGAAGGGAACAGGGAACAGATAAGAAACTTTAGTTGCACCAGTTTAAAGCTTCTGTCAAAAAAAGATGTTTTTAAAAGATGCGTAGCCCGAAAAAACAGTGTCATTATTTCAATCTCATGTTTTTAAACATGAGTTTTTCCTGTTAGAAAGTTGCCCGTTCCCACCTGAGTTCGAAAAAAATTAATCCATTTTGGTTCAATGTAATAGTTCTTCTACTTGGTGTTGATGCCACAAATTTTGATAAAGTCCAGGCTGTTCTACCAGTTCTGAGTGATGACCAGTCTGGACGATTTTCCCCTGTTCCATGACCAAAATTCGGTCAGATGTGGCAGCAGCAGCAAGTTGGTGGGTAATGAAAATTACGGTTTTTCTTTTTGTCCCTGTAGCCAGATTGGTGAGGATTTGTGTAGCAGTTTGATTGTCTACACTGGATAGGGCATCATCCAACAGCAAGATGGGGGCATCAATTAACATTGCTCTTGCTAAAGCTGTGCGTTGTCTTTGTCCACCAGAAAGGGTAATTCCTCGCTCACCCACTAGGGTTTCATACTGTTGGGGGAAATTCTGAATTTCTGCGTCAATTTGCGCCATTTTGGCGGCGTAAACTACGTCTTCTGCGGCGGAGACGGGATCACCATAACGGATATTATTTTTGACGGTGGTACTGAATAAAAAGCTATCTTGTGGTACGTAGGCGATCGCTCCGCGTAAATCACTCACAGCTAGTTTTGTCACATCCAACCCATCTAAAAACAACTGTCCTGGCTGAATATCCAATAATCTGGGGAAAGCATTCGCTAAGGTTGATTTTCCTGAACCAACCGGACCGACAATAGCGACTACTTCCCCAGGAGCAATCCTAAAATTAAGATGTTCTAGAACTGGGGTATTTACGCCGGGGTAGGTGTAACTAAAGTTTACTGCTGTCAGTTCCCCTTTGAGTTTGTTAACCTCCAAATGAATGCTATCTGGTGTGTCTTGAATTTTGGGAGTCACACTGAGAATAGTTTCTAAACGGTCAATACTGACTTCACCCCGTTGGTAAGCAGTAATGGTGAATCCTAATAAAGCGGTAGGGAAAATTAATCGCTCTACATAAATTAGCAAAGCCAGAAAATCACCAATGGCAAGAGTTCCAGAGGATATTCTGGCTGTACCTAACCAAATAATAATCAAAGAACTGAGACTTGCTAACCCACCAATGAGCGGAAATAGGGTGTTGCGCGTTTTAGCTAGTTTGAGGTTAGCGGTTAATAGCTGTTCATTTTTCTGACTAAATGCTTGACGCTCATTGTCTTCTTGGGCATAGATTTTAATCAGTGCCATACCGCTCATATCTTCCCGTACCAGTTCACTAATTTCTGCAAGTTGTTCTTGGACGGCGGTTTGTTCATTACGCAAGCGATCGCTAAAAAAATGCACCATCAGAAACATGAACGGGTACACTGCTAATGATGCCAATGTCAGTTCCACACTCAGAGACAACATCACTGGTAATGTCAGAGTATAGGCAAAAAAAGTATTTGCCAAACTTAATACAGCAAAACCTACCAACCGTCGAATATTATCTACATCACTGGTAGCGCGACTAATTAAATCCCCTGGAGTATTAACTGTAAAATAAGCAGGTTCTAATTGCAGTAAATGTTGAAAAATCCGCTGTTTGAGGTCAAATTCTACCTGTCTTCCCACACCAAATATCCAAATCCGAGAAGCCATTCGCATCATCCACATAGCGGAACTAAGTAGGGCGATAAGGACTACATAATGGATGATTTGGCGAAAACTAAAACTCTTAGATAGAGTATCTACCCCTGAACGGATTAACAAAGGAATATATACACCCAGCCCATTGACAACTAATAAAGCAATAATACCGAAGACGGTTTCGCGCCAATAGGGGCGTAAATAAGCAGCGATTTTATCAAGTCTGTGAGATTTGGCCATGCCAACAATTATCTAACTTTTTGGTATTGTGTGGGAGGAGTCAGGAGTCAGGAGTCAGGAGTCAGGAGGAATAAAGAAGAAAGAAAGAAGAAGAAAAAAGAAAGAAATTTCTCCCCTGCCTCCTGCCTCCTGCTCCCTGCTTCTTCTACGTCCGGCCACGCAAGAAAACATAAATCTGATTGAGATAACTTTCCCATACTTGGGTAGTAAGTTGCAGTGTTTCTGCATTAGGAACAAAGTCTTCTACCCGTAACCCGCGGGTGCTGATTGCTTGAGGATTTTGGAGGAGATAGGAAGGGATATTCGCAGTCAGACTATTGAAGGCTATAGTTGGAGAATTTATCTCTACCATTGGTGGGATGATATTTTGCTGAATATCTGAGATTGTGAAATTAGGATTTGCTGAACCAAAGGCGACTAGGGCGGATGGGGGAGTTTGGTGATTTATGTTCGTCCCCTCAACTGTAGCAACTGGTGATCTAACGAGGAAGTAAGCGATCGCTGGCGTGCTGGACAAAAGCAAAACCGTCAAAGCCCATCCTAATAAAAAACCGCCCGGTTTATCAATGCCACCGCCTTTGATTTTTTGAGCAGCTAGAAACAACATTAAAACCGAAGCGCCCAAAGGCTTGAGCGGGAAGGAGATAAATCGCCACAATGAAGCCACTGCTGGTTCATTGGGATTGAGAAATGCTAAAGCTAAAACAACAATGACTAACCCTAAAACAAATCTGCCGACAAAAGTTACTGATGGATAGAATCTTTGAAACAAAGAAAAGGCTACAACACCAATTAAGAGCCATAGCAAAACCCGGCTTAACAACTGAAACATAAATTAACTCTCTAATTTTTTAGCGCAGTAAGCCTAAAGACCG is a window encoding:
- a CDS encoding ABC transporter ATP-binding protein, producing MAKSHRLDKIAAYLRPYWRETVFGIIALLVVNGLGVYIPLLIRSGVDTLSKSFSFRQIIHYVVLIALLSSAMWMMRMASRIWIFGVGRQVEFDLKQRIFQHLLQLEPAYFTVNTPGDLISRATSDVDNIRRLVGFAVLSLANTFFAYTLTLPVMLSLSVELTLASLAVYPFMFLMVHFFSDRLRNEQTAVQEQLAEISELVREDMSGMALIKIYAQEDNERQAFSQKNEQLLTANLKLAKTRNTLFPLIGGLASLSSLIIIWLGTARISSGTLAIGDFLALLIYVERLIFPTALLGFTITAYQRGEVSIDRLETILSVTPKIQDTPDSIHLEVNKLKGELTAVNFSYTYPGVNTPVLEHLNFRIAPGEVVAIVGPVGSGKSTLANAFPRLLDIQPGQLFLDGLDVTKLAVSDLRGAIAYVPQDSFLFSTTVKNNIRYGDPVSAAEDVVYAAKMAQIDAEIQNFPQQYETLVGERGITLSGGQRQRTALARAMLIDAPILLLDDALSSVDNQTATQILTNLATGTKRKTVIFITHQLAAAATSDRILVMEQGKIVQTGHHSELVEQPGLYQNLWHQHQVEELLH